A region of the Pseudomonas sp. A34-9 genome:
GGCAGCCTTGAGCAGCAGTTCCTTGACCAGATCCAGATCCGAGCCGTAATCGACACCGAGTTTCAGCGTAACGCGGGTGATGGTGTCGGTCAGCGACCAGTTGATCAGTTGCCCGGTAATGAACGTCTTGTTCGGGACAATGATGTCCTTGCGGTCGAAGTCGGTGATGGTCGTGGCGCGGATGCGGATCTTGCTCACCGTGCCCGACAGGTTGCCGATGGTGATGGTGTCACCGATCCGCACCGGGCGTTCGAAGAGGATCATGATGCCGGAGATGAAGTTGGCGAAGATCTCCTGCATACCGAAACCGAGACCCACCGACAGCGCCGCCACCAGCCACTGCAACTTGTCCCAACTCACGCCAAGCGTTGACAGGGTCGAGACGAAGCCGACGCCGGCGATCACGTACGACAGCAGCGTCGTGGTTGCGTAGGCACTGCCCTGGGCCAGATTCAACTTGGACAGCACGAACACTTCGAGCAGGCCCGGCAAGTTGCGCGCGAGGGCGAAGGTGATGCCGATGATGATCAGCGCACCCAGCATGTCGCCGATACTGATCGGCACCATGCTCATGTTGGCACCGGTGCCGCTGGTGTATTCGTAGAGGGTGATGTTGTCGAGGTACGAGAACACCGAAATCAGGTCCGACCAGACCCAGTACAGCGCGGCGATGAAGCCGCCGAGCAGGGCCAGGCGGATCAGGCGCAGGGACTGTTCGTTGACCTTTTCGATGTCCAGCGTCGGTTCTTCGATCACCGCTTCGCCATCGCCGGCCTCTTTCGCTGCCTGACGTTTGGCCAGGGCGCGTTGATAGGCCAGGCGTCGCGCGGCAACGCTCAGGCCACGGACGAAAGTCGCTTCGATCACCAGCCAGAACATCAGCAGGTACAGGGTGTTGATCAGTCGGTCGCTGAGTTTCAGCGCGGTGTAGTAGTAGCCGAAGCACACGGCCACGAACAACGCGATCGGCAGCAGGGTGAACATCACGCCGACGGCTTTGCGGAACAGCGAGGTGTTCTCGTGGGCCGGGCTGCTGATCAGCAGACGGCTGAGCAGCCATGCCATCAAGGCATAGCAGGTCAGCACCACCGGCATGCCGAGCACGTCATCGGCCAGGGCGGCCGGTTGCAGTTCGGCCACGGCGACAATGGTCACCAGCGCCATCACCACCAGACCCAGTCGACGGATCCAGCCCTGAAGGAATTCGACCTGCGGCTTTTCCCAACGGAAGTGCAACTCCGCCACGCCTCCCGGCGCGAGAATCCGGTAAGCGGTGTAGAACACCAGCCACGCCTGACCCATTTGCAGCAGTGCTGCGCCCATATTGGCGTTCTGCCCGCGGGCGTCGATCTGCAACGCCAGACCGCACAGCGCCAGACCCAGCGCCACCGGCATTGCCAGCAGAATATTGATCAGAATCGCCTGCGGGGTGTGCCACTGGCTGTCGCGTTTGAAGTGGCCGATGTCCTGGTGAACCTTGTTCAGCCGTGCATACAGGTTCTTGCGTCGCCACAGCAGCGCGCCGATCAACAGTGCCAGCGGCAGGAACAACAACGGCCGCTGGGTCAGGCCATCGGTCAGTTCGCTCAGGCTGGAGGCCCATGGCAGGGTGTCGACCTGGCGCTTCAGGCGCTCCGGCACGCTGCGCATCCATTCCAGATCCAGCGGCTTGTTACTCGGAATCCAGAACATCTGCTCATCGAGGGTCGCGCGCAGGCTTTGCGCGGTGCTCAGCAGTTGTTTCTGATTGAGTTGCAGGGTGATCGACTCGTTGAGCATGGCGCTCAGTTCGCGGTTCAGCCGCTCCAGCAGATCGGCGCGGGTGTTGGCCAGATCCAGCAGGTTTTTGCGCAATTGCGGCGTGACCTGCTCCGGCGGCTGAGTGGCCAGCAGGGTGTCGACATAGGCGGCCGGATTACTCAGTTGCTCACGCTGCTGGCTGACGTCGAATTGCCACAGGCGAATGTCGGCGATCTGATCGGCCAGATCGCGGTCGACCTTGAGTCGTGGCAGCGCTTGCTTCTGCTTATAGAGAATTTTCGAGAGCAGCAGGCTGCCCTTGAGCACGCTGATCTGCTCGTCCAGCGCCGAATCGCTTTGGGTCAGGCTGTCGAGCTGTTGTTTGGTTTGCAGATTCTGCTGGGTGACTTCGTTGAGGCGGTCAGTGCTTTTGAGCAGGTAGTCGGAGAGCTTGAGGTTCGCCGTGCTTTCGATGGCCAGCAGACTGCTGCTACCGGCCTTCTGCGCTTCGATCGACTGCTGGGTAACGGTTTCCTGCGATTGCGCCAGACGCTTCTGGTTGATCAGGGTTTGCAGTTCCTGAATCTCGCGGTCGAGGCGGTCGGACTTTTCCGAGAGCAAGTCATGCTGAGCGTTGCCCAGATCCTGCAACTGACTGTTGCCAGCCAGCTCCTGACGACGCAGCGGGATCAGCGCATTCAGCGCCGCCAACTCGGCGTTCAACTGGTCGCGCTGCTCGGCGGTGACGGTTTTACCCGCGTCCTTGCCGGACTTGAGAATGTTGTTGATCTGCTGGATGCGCGTCTGGCTGGCGGAAATTTCCGCTTGCGCGCGTTCCGGACGGGTTTGCGCGGTGATGATCAGGCTGTTGGCGTCGGCCAAGGCCTTTTGCAGGTCACTTTGCTGAGTCGAGCGATCGGTGAGGATTTGCTCCAGCTGCGGAATCGATTCGCGGGGGAAACGCTGCGCCACCGGCACCACGGCGTTGGCCTTGAGGCGCGTCAGTTCGCGGGCGTTTTCGATAGTCTGCTTGGGCGCGGTGGCCAGTTGCTGCTTGAGATCGATCAGCTTCTGCTCGTAATCACGCTGATTGTTCAACTGATTGAGTGT
Encoded here:
- the mscK gene encoding mechanosensitive channel MscK, whose translation is MPTLRSFFAAALLGLSLTVGPLYAAEPPSTDAVQASLDKLADSKLPDADKKALQTVLQNTLNQLNNQRDYEQKLIDLKQQLATAPKQTIENARELTRLKANAVVPVAQRFPRESIPQLEQILTDRSTQQSDLQKALADANSLIITAQTRPERAQAEISASQTRIQQINNILKSGKDAGKTVTAEQRDQLNAELAALNALIPLRRQELAGNSQLQDLGNAQHDLLSEKSDRLDREIQELQTLINQKRLAQSQETVTQQSIEAQKAGSSSLLAIESTANLKLSDYLLKSTDRLNEVTQQNLQTKQQLDSLTQSDSALDEQISVLKGSLLLSKILYKQKQALPRLKVDRDLADQIADIRLWQFDVSQQREQLSNPAAYVDTLLATQPPEQVTPQLRKNLLDLANTRADLLERLNRELSAMLNESITLQLNQKQLLSTAQSLRATLDEQMFWIPSNKPLDLEWMRSVPERLKRQVDTLPWASSLSELTDGLTQRPLLFLPLALLIGALLWRRKNLYARLNKVHQDIGHFKRDSQWHTPQAILINILLAMPVALGLALCGLALQIDARGQNANMGAALLQMGQAWLVFYTAYRILAPGGVAELHFRWEKPQVEFLQGWIRRLGLVVMALVTIVAVAELQPAALADDVLGMPVVLTCYALMAWLLSRLLISSPAHENTSLFRKAVGVMFTLLPIALFVAVCFGYYYTALKLSDRLINTLYLLMFWLVIEATFVRGLSVAARRLAYQRALAKRQAAKEAGDGEAVIEEPTLDIEKVNEQSLRLIRLALLGGFIAALYWVWSDLISVFSYLDNITLYEYTSGTGANMSMVPISIGDMLGALIIIGITFALARNLPGLLEVFVLSKLNLAQGSAYATTTLLSYVIAGVGFVSTLSTLGVSWDKLQWLVAALSVGLGFGMQEIFANFISGIMILFERPVRIGDTITIGNLSGTVSKIRIRATTITDFDRKDIIVPNKTFITGQLINWSLTDTITRVTLKLGVDYGSDLDLVKELLLKAARENPRVLKEPEPHVYFLNFGESTLDHELRMHVRDLGDRNPVLDEVNRFINREFKKQHINISFRQMEVYLKNLHGQEYKMVPIEPETKTIVPVADDQKPLQEPPPAKLD